TCGGTGAGCATTTCGAGCGCGCCCTCCATCCACCATTCGGCCATGCTCTCGCCCGGATGCTGGCGCGCGTAGAGCCACACCTGCGTATCGCCGCTGCCCATTTCGAGGCAGTCGATCGGCTGGCCTTCGAGGCTGGTGCCAAGGCAGCGATAGGTCACGCCCTCGCATTCGGCGACCGACGCGATCAGGTCATGGTGCCGTTCCATCGAATAGGGCGCGAAATAGGCGACCCACAGGAGCGGACCCTCGGCCGTATGCCGGATCGTCAAGGTTCCCGCATCATAGGTGGTGTCAAGGCGGAACCAGCTTTCGCGGTCATAGCTGGCGCACGCCGCATAGCCAAGCCAGCCGTCGGGATAGGCCGACGCATCGAGCCCGGTAATCGCGAGGTCGAGCGCATCGCCGACGGTGCAGGCGACGCGAAAGTGGAACCACTGGAAAAAATCCGATTCGCGATCCTTGCGGATCGACAGGCGGGCGGATGTGCCGTCAATGGCGTCCACGACGATGTTGCCGCTGTCGAAAGCGGCGTTGATGGTGATGGTCATGGGACGCTGATAGTGCGTCCCGATTCGCCGGGGAAGTCCTTGAATAGGGCTTCGGCCAGTTTCGCCGCGGCAAGGCTCGGCTGGTTGGCGGGCGCCTTGACCGGGACCGCGGTCAGCGCGCGGCCTTCCCACAAGGCCTGCCCCGTTGCGGCATCGTCGATGCGCACCGACAGTTGCAGATCGACCATCCGCCGGGAACCGCCGCCGAGGTTGATCCCGACGCCCAGCCCGACGCCCGAGCCATAGCTGCCCGTCGAACCGCCGACGCCGACCGACACGGGCGCGCGTTTGCCGACGCTTTCGTCAATCGCGCGGTCGAAGCCGATGCGGACCTTGAGCGGCGCGCGCGCGCCTTCGGGCGCGGGCGCAAGCCCCTGCAACTGCAACTGGCGCTCGACCGCGCGGCGATAGCTGTCCCATTCGAGCGAGGGCGTGGCGGTGTCCGCCATCGCGGCGGCATCGCCAAGCGGTTCGCTGTCAACGGTGTAGCGCGTTCCCGGCGTCCAGCCGGCGACGGCATTGTTGTGGAACCGGGTGACCTCGACCGGCGGAACCGCGGTAGCGCAGCCGCCGAGTGCAAGCGCCGCAGCAAAGGGCAGGGCGACGGAAAGATGACGCATCATGCACGCATCATGCGCCAGCATTCATGGCTTGGCAATGAACGCGATGGCGGGCGGGCGCGCCCGCCCACCCGTCAGCGATAGAAGATGTGATTGTCGATCTGCGCGATGCGCGTCTTGCGCCAGCCCGGCGAGACGTAGCGCGCGTGAAAGAAAAGCGCCCCCGGCGCGTGATTCTTCCAGCTGCCGTCGAGCGCGATCTGCGCGATCGCGACCGCCCTGTCCCACTGCGCGCCTTCGCGGATCGCGGGCATCCGGCCGCCGCGCACAAAGCTGAACTGGTGCTTCTGGTGAACGACGCCGCACAGGCTGGTCGGGAAGCGGCCCGATCGGGCGCGGTTGATCACGACATGCGCCACCGCGAGTTGGCCGGGAAGCGATTCGCCGCGCGATTCGAAATAGACCGCACCGGCAAGGCAGCGCAACTCGCGGTCGATCGTCGCGGGCTTCGGCGTCGCGGCGACGAGCGCGGCGAGCGAGTCGGCGGTGACCGGCGACGGGCTTTGGGTTTCGGGGGCGACTTCGCGCTGAATGTCGCTTTGTTCATCGACCGGCGCTTCGGCCTCGGTCGGCAAATCCGCCGTGTGCGCCTCGGACGCCGCGGCGCCGGGCAGGGTAATGGCGGGGAGATTGGCGTCGGCGGCAAGATCGCTTGCAAAACCGGGTTCCGCCAGAAGCAGCATGGTGGCGGCAGTCATGCCGACGGCAGCCACGCTGGCCACGTTCAGAATGCGACTCATATTGTCCGTCAAACATGCGGCCGATGGACCGAAACTCTCGAAAACAGGCGGGGGACTATGGTTCGGTATCGCCGCCTGCGGTCATCGTCCGACTGCGTGTCCAATCCGTTCTCCCGGGGCATTGCAAGGGCAATGCAACCCGCGGACCGACCTTCGCGTTATCGAATGGGCGCCAATTATTGTGCGCCGCAACAAAGTCAAGTTAATGTGCCCCACTCGGCGACGAGTCGTGCCGCATCTGCGATGTCCAGTTCGATGATCCACAGGTCGGGATCGGCCTTTCGCCGCCGCTCGCGATAATTTGTGCGGGATTCAAGATCATCGGGATCGTCCGGACCGACGCTTTCCCAGACATGGCCGCCGTCGATCGCAAGGCGCCGTTCGAGCAAGGGACCCGGCACGCCGCGATCGCTGCACTGGACCAGAATGACGCCCGAGGCGTCATCGCCCCTCGCGAGAATCGTCGCGAAGCCGCCGACTGCCTCGGTACGGCGAACGAGCAGGTCGATGAGGAAGCGGCTTCTGAGGCGCATATCAGCTCGGGCCCGTGCGACGGCAGGGGCCGATCACCGACGCTGTCGACCTGAAGTGGGATAAACTTGAACCGTGACGGCAGATGAGGCGCCCCTGCCGTCGCAGGGGCCCGGCTGATTTATTGTCAGGCCGCGTCACGCGCTTCGCTGTCGGCGAGGAGCGCGTAGAGCGCCTCGTCGTTCTTCGCGCCGCGCAGCCGTTCGGCGATCGCTTCGTTGCGCAGCATCCGCGACACGCCGGCCAGCGCCTTCAGATGGTCGGCACCGGCATCGAGCGGCGAGAGCAGAACAAAGAGCAGGTCGACCGGCAGGCCATCGACAGCATTGAAGTCGATCGGCCGCGCGAGCTGGAGGAACAGGCCGCGCACGCCGCCGAGGTCGGCCATCTTGGCGTGGGGCAGCGCGATGCCGCGACCGAACCCTGTCGAGCCGAGCCGTTCGCGTTCGAGCAAGGCTTCGCTCACTTCGCCGGCGTCGAGACCCAGCGAGCGACTGGCCAGATCGCCGACGAAGGGAAACAGCGCCTTTTTCGAATCGATATGGACGTGCGCGCGCACCGTCGCCGGATAGAGAAGAGAAGAAAGATTCATCGTCGGATCAAATCTTGTAAAACGCCGGACACCGCCAGAAACAAGGGCTGGCAAGCGATCGCGGATCTGTCGTGGCAGGCCCGCCGCCATCCGGGCTTCGGGCATCGTTGGGCGCGGCCCTTAAGCCGGATGGCGAAGAAAATCCAGTCCTATCGTGGTTCGACCCAGCCGATCGTCCCGTCGTCGCGGCGATAGACCATATTATGCGCGCCGGTCTTGCTGTTGACGAACAACAGCGCGTTGGTGTTGCGCAAATCGAGCATCATCACCGCGTCGGAGACGCTGCTGTTGGGGATGTCGACGCGCGTTTCGGCGATGATCGCCGGCGCGTCGCCCGCCTCGTCTTCCTCGGTTCCCGGATCGAAAACGGTGTAGCTGGCATTATCCTCGATCTCGTCGATCGTCGGCGAAGGTTCGGCCGGCCCGTTGTTGCGATCCTTCAATCGTCGCATATAGCGCCGCAGCTGCTTTTCGATGCGATCGGCCGCGCCCTCGAAGGCCACATGCGCGTCCTGCGCCTGACCATGCCCTTTCAGCACCAGTCCCTGCATGACATGCGCGACGATATCGCACTGGAAACTGTCGTGCGGGCCTTTGCCGAAGGTCGCGTGGGCGCTGATCGCGCGCGAAAAATATTTGTCGGCAATCGCGTTCATCCGGTCCGCAACATGCGCCTGCAGCGCTTCGCCGGTTTCGATCTGGTGGCCAGAGACGCGGATTTCCATTTTTCTTCTCCTTCTATGGCCGGCGCGACGACGATGGGGGAGTCGTCACACCGTATCGAGCCACAGTGGCTGGTTGAGCCCTGCGACAAACTCGGCGTGGCGTGCGAGTTCAGCAGCCGACGCCATATGGGGTCTGGGTTCGCGAAAGGGCCGCGCCGGATCGCGCCGAGCGGCCAGCAGGCTCGCGGTCGGCAACGCCGCCGACGAGGATGCGAGGCCAAGGCCGATCTGCCGCCCGCCGGTCATCTCGATATAAAGGTGCGCGAGCAGTTCGGCGTCGAGCAGCGCGCCATGCTTGATGCGGTGGCTGCGGTCGATGCCATAGCGGGTGCAGAGCGCGTCGAGGCTGTGCTTCGCGCCGGGATGGAGCTTCCGGGCCATCTGGACGGTACAGCACATGCGCGCCATGTCGAGCGGGGGACGCCCGATCCGTTCCAGCTCGGCATTGACGAAGCCGAAATCGAACGCGGCATTGTGCGCAATCAGCGGCGCGTCGCCGAAAAAGTCGAGCAGTTCGTCGACGCGCGCCGCAAAGAGCGGCTTGTCCGACAGAAACTGGCTCGACAGGCCGTGAACCGCCTCGGCGGCGGCGGGCATGTCGCGCTCGGGGTTGAAATAGGCATGGAAGGTGACGCCCGTTTCGCGGCGGTCGATCAGTTCGACACATCCGATTTCGACCAGCCGGTCCCCGTTCCTGGGATCGAAACCCGTGGTTTCGGTATCGAAGATAATCTCGCGCATCGAAATAATAATCTGGACCCTATCGGGCGTGGAAACAAGAGGCGATGAAGCGAATCTGACGCTGTGTTTCGCTTTTCGGGCGGCCCGTCTCGATGATGAAATCGGCGCGCGCGCGCTTGACGCGGTCGGGCACCTGGAGGCGGCGGATCGCCTTGAGTTTCGCGGCGGTCATGCCAGGGCGGCGCATCACGCGCCGCCGCTGCAGCCATGCGGGCGCCGAGACGACGGCGATCGCGCCGACGCGCCGCCAGCCGCCCTTTTCGAACAACAGGGGAATGTCGAGCACGACGACATCGCGCGCGCGGTGCCGGGCGAGAAAGCGTTTCTGCGCCCGGAAAACCGCCGGATGGACGATCGCTTCAAGCGCGGCGAGCTCGTGCGTGTTGCCGAGCACGCGGGCACCGAGTTTCTGCCGGTCGACGCCCTGCGGGCCGGTGGTTCCCGGAAAGCGTGCCTCGATCGCCGCGACCAGCGCGCCGCCCGGACCCTGCAATCGGTGCACCTCGGCGTCGGCGTCGAAGACGGGGACGCCCACGCGCTCGAACATCGCCGCCGCGGTCGATTTGCCCATGCCGATCGAGCCGGTGAGGCCGAGCAGGAAGGGACGGCGAAGCGGCAGGAGCGGGCGCTTGAAATGGCTCATGCCACCAGCAGCGCGCGCAGTTCGTCGTCGCGCCCCTCGGGCGGCGGCGCGCCGAAGAAGAGTTCGAAGGCCAGCGCCGCCTGCCCGATCAGCATGTCGAGCCCGTCGACCGTGTCGAGCCCGCGCGCCTCGGCGGCCTTGAGGAGCCCGGTCCGGAGCGGCGAATAGACCAGGTCATAGACGATCGCATCGTCCGGCAGCGGCGACAGGTCGAGGTCGAGCGGCGGCTGGCCCGCCATGCCGAGACTGCTTGCATTGACCAGCAGTCGCACCGGCGGCAGTGCGGCATCGAGCGCGACGACATCGCCCTTGAGGCCAAAGGTGGCGAGCAGTCCCATGGCCTTCAGCGGACTGCGATTGAGGATCGCCACCTTGCCGACCTTCGCCCGCGCCAGCGCGAACAACACCGCGCGCGCGGCGCCGCCGGCACCGACGACAGCGATCGGCGCGCCCTCAAGATCCAGCTCCGCGAGCGGCGAATAGAAACCCGCAGCATCGGTATTGGTGCCGATCAGCGATCCATCGGGCTGGCGAACGATCGTGTTCATCGCGCCGATCGTGCCGCGAATATCGCCCGGATCATCGACGAGGTCCATGACTGCCGCCTTGTGCGGCATGGTGACGTTGCACCCGCGCCAGCCGGGGTCGGCCCGTCGCTCGGCGATATAGGCGGCAAGCGCGTCGGCCTTTACATGCGCGCGGCGGTAATCGCCCTCCATACCCAACGCGTCGAGCCAGAACCCGTGGATCAGCGGCGATTTCGACTGGGCGATCGGATCTCCGATCACCTCGGCGAAGGGGGAGGCATAGGGGTGGCTCATTGCGGCGCCAGTCCGGTCGCGCGCAGCCATGTCAGCAAAGGCAGCATCGGCATGCCGATGATGGTCCAGGGGTCGCCCTCGACCCGGTCGAACAATTGCACGCCCGCTCCCTCGATCTCGTAACAGCCGACGGTCCAGCGGATGCTGTCCCAGTTTTGCGCCACATAGTCGGCGATGAAGGCATCCGACAAGGGGCGGATCCAGAGCTTCGCCTCGCCGATCGCGCGCCATATCGGGGCGCCATCGCGGGCGGCGACCGCCGCGCTGAACAACCGGTGGCGCCTCCCCGCCATGCGGCGCAGATGGTCGGCAGCTTCCTCCGGGGTTTCAGGTTTTGCGAGCATCGAGCCGTCGTCGAGCGCCAGCGTGGAATCGGCGCCGATCACGGTGACGCCCGGAAGCCGCGACGCGATTTTGACCGCCTTCGCCTCGGCGAGCGCGTCGGCGATGTTGCGCGGCGTCTGCCCCGCCGCACGCAGCGAGGCGGTGAGCATTTCCTCATCGACATGCGCAGCGGTCGTCTCGAACGCCAGCCCGGCGGCGCGCAGCATCGCGGCGCGGCCGCTGCTTTGCGAGGCAAGGATCAGGGTCATGCGCTGGCGCGGTCCTCGACGAGCTTGATCACCGCCGCGGCGGTTTCCTCGATCGAGCGGCGCGTGACGTCGATCACCGGCCAGCCGTTGTCGGCAAACATGCGCCGCGCAAAGGCAAGCTCGGCCTTCACCCGTTCGTCGTCGACATAGCTCGTCTCCGGCGCCTGGTTCAAAGACAGCAGCCGGTTGCGCCGCACCTGCACCAGCCGGTCGAGTCCCGTGGTAAGCCCGACAACCATCGGGCGTTTCAAGTTGAACAGCGCGCTCGGCGGCGGCGATTCGGGGACGATCGGGATATTCGCGGTCTTGAATCCGCGGTTGGCGAGATAGATGCTCGTCGGTGTCTTCGACGTGCGCGACACGCCGGCGAGGATGATGTCGGCCTGCTCCCAATTTTCCCATCCGATGCCGTCGTCGTGCGCAACGGTGAACTGGATCGCCTCGACGCGCGCGAAATAGGCGGCATCGAGCACATGCTGCCGGCCGGGGCG
This DNA window, taken from Sphingopyxis alaskensis RB2256, encodes the following:
- a CDS encoding DUF4136 domain-containing protein; translation: MMRHLSVALPFAAALALGGCATAVPPVEVTRFHNNAVAGWTPGTRYTVDSEPLGDAAAMADTATPSLEWDSYRRAVERQLQLQGLAPAPEGARAPLKVRIGFDRAIDESVGKRAPVSVGVGGSTGSYGSGVGLGVGINLGGGSRRMVDLQLSVRIDDAATGQALWEGRALTAVPVKAPANQPSLAAAKLAEALFKDFPGESGRTISVP
- a CDS encoding DUF1491 family protein; its protein translation is MRLRSRFLIDLLVRRTEAVGGFATILARGDDASGVILVQCSDRGVPGPLLERRLAIDGGHVWESVGPDDPDDLESRTNYRERRRKADPDLWIIELDIADAARLVAEWGTLT
- a CDS encoding pyruvate, water dikinase regulatory protein; protein product: MSRLHLHLISDSTGETLENIAKAAIAQFDDVEVVRHFWPMVRSESHLDRIMAEVRASPGMILFTLVNGELRSSLERRARMLDLPTVAALDAVTDALSRMLGQEAKARPGRQHVLDAAYFARVEAIQFTVAHDDGIGWENWEQADIILAGVSRTSKTPTSIYLANRGFKTANIPIVPESPPPSALFNLKRPMVVGLTTGLDRLVQVRRNRLLSLNQAPETSYVDDERVKAELAFARRMFADNGWPVIDVTRRSIEETAAAVIKLVEDRASA
- a CDS encoding Maf family protein, producing the protein MTLILASQSSGRAAMLRAAGLAFETTAAHVDEEMLTASLRAAGQTPRNIADALAEAKAVKIASRLPGVTVIGADSTLALDDGSMLAKPETPEEAADHLRRMAGRRHRLFSAAVAARDGAPIWRAIGEAKLWIRPLSDAFIADYVAQNWDSIRWTVGCYEIEGAGVQLFDRVEGDPWTIIGMPMLPLLTWLRATGLAPQ
- the hpf gene encoding ribosome hibernation-promoting factor, HPF/YfiA family; the encoded protein is MEIRVSGHQIETGEALQAHVADRMNAIADKYFSRAISAHATFGKGPHDSFQCDIVAHVMQGLVLKGHGQAQDAHVAFEGAADRIEKQLRRYMRRLKDRNNGPAEPSPTIDEIEDNASYTVFDPGTEEDEAGDAPAIIAETRVDIPNSSVSDAVMMLDLRNTNALLFVNSKTGAHNMVYRRDDGTIGWVEPR
- the coaE gene encoding dephospho-CoA kinase (Dephospho-CoA kinase (CoaE) performs the final step in coenzyme A biosynthesis.); translation: MSHFKRPLLPLRRPFLLGLTGSIGMGKSTAAAMFERVGVPVFDADAEVHRLQGPGGALVAAIEARFPGTTGPQGVDRQKLGARVLGNTHELAALEAIVHPAVFRAQKRFLARHRARDVVVLDIPLLFEKGGWRRVGAIAVVSAPAWLQRRRVMRRPGMTAAKLKAIRRLQVPDRVKRARADFIIETGRPKSETQRQIRFIASCFHAR
- a CDS encoding PTS sugar transporter subunit IIA, with the protein product MNLSSLLYPATVRAHVHIDSKKALFPFVGDLASRSLGLDAGEVSEALLERERLGSTGFGRGIALPHAKMADLGGVRGLFLQLARPIDFNAVDGLPVDLLFVLLSPLDAGADHLKALAGVSRMLRNEAIAERLRGAKNDEALYALLADSEARDAA
- the aroE gene encoding shikimate dehydrogenase gives rise to the protein MSHPYASPFAEVIGDPIAQSKSPLIHGFWLDALGMEGDYRRAHVKADALAAYIAERRADPGWRGCNVTMPHKAAVMDLVDDPGDIRGTIGAMNTIVRQPDGSLIGTNTDAAGFYSPLAELDLEGAPIAVVGAGGAARAVLFALARAKVGKVAILNRSPLKAMGLLATFGLKGDVVALDAALPPVRLLVNASSLGMAGQPPLDLDLSPLPDDAIVYDLVYSPLRTGLLKAAEARGLDTVDGLDMLIGQAALAFELFFGAPPPEGRDDELRALLVA
- a CDS encoding cell wall hydrolase gives rise to the protein MSRILNVASVAAVGMTAATMLLLAEPGFASDLAADANLPAITLPGAAASEAHTADLPTEAEAPVDEQSDIQREVAPETQSPSPVTADSLAALVAATPKPATIDRELRCLAGAVYFESRGESLPGQLAVAHVVINRARSGRFPTSLCGVVHQKHQFSFVRGGRMPAIREGAQWDRAVAIAQIALDGSWKNHAPGALFFHARYVSPGWRKTRIAQIDNHIFYR
- the dnaQ gene encoding DNA polymerase III subunit epsilon, whose protein sequence is MREIIFDTETTGFDPRNGDRLVEIGCVELIDRRETGVTFHAYFNPERDMPAAAEAVHGLSSQFLSDKPLFAARVDELLDFFGDAPLIAHNAAFDFGFVNAELERIGRPPLDMARMCCTVQMARKLHPGAKHSLDALCTRYGIDRSHRIKHGALLDAELLAHLYIEMTGGRQIGLGLASSSAALPTASLLAARRDPARPFREPRPHMASAAELARHAEFVAGLNQPLWLDTV